In Clostridium sp. DL-VIII, the following proteins share a genomic window:
- a CDS encoding RNA-binding S4 domain-containing protein → MNKVKINTEYIKLDAFLKWAAIVSSGAEAKLYIQDGLVKVNKEICIQRGKKLKIGDIISFENSDFEII, encoded by the coding sequence ATGAATAAAGTAAAAATTAATACTGAATATATAAAGTTAGATGCTTTTTTAAAATGGGCTGCAATTGTTAGTTCAGGTGCAGAAGCTAAACTTTATATACAAGATGGGTTAGTTAAGGTAAATAAAGAAATTTGCATTCAACGAGGAAAAAAATTAAAAATAGGTGATATTATAAGTTTTGAAAATTCAGATTTTGAAATTATATGA
- a CDS encoding membrane protein insertase YidC: protein MFQAIVDFMKSIFDSLHNFIVSIGVSDVGLSYVLAIFLFTLIIRILILPFNIKAARSTRGMQKLQPELKKLQEKYKDDKEKLSVETMKLYKDNNVSMAGGCLPSLLPLPILMALYWVFMGIHGIEGASFLWIKNLFAPDPWHILAILAALSTYLPSYLMTKSTPSQPNGMNMGTMNLAMAGMMGFMSWNFSAILVLYWIIGNLIQTIQTYFLNYRPSVKDMNEVKEKETKVESEKFVMAVEEPKNLASKKRKKNK, encoded by the coding sequence ATGTTTCAAGCGATAGTTGATTTTATGAAAAGCATATTTGATTCCCTGCATAACTTTATAGTTAGTATAGGAGTATCAGATGTTGGGCTATCTTATGTTTTAGCGATATTTTTATTCACATTAATTATAAGAATTTTAATATTGCCATTTAACATTAAGGCGGCAAGATCTACACGAGGAATGCAAAAACTTCAACCAGAACTTAAAAAGCTTCAAGAAAAATATAAGGATGATAAAGAAAAATTAAGTGTAGAAACTATGAAGCTATATAAGGATAACAATGTTAGTATGGCTGGAGGATGTCTTCCATCATTACTTCCATTACCAATATTAATGGCTCTTTATTGGGTATTCATGGGCATACATGGAATAGAAGGAGCATCATTTTTATGGATTAAAAACTTATTTGCCCCTGATCCATGGCATATATTAGCTATTTTGGCTGCATTATCAACATACTTACCATCATATTTAATGACTAAATCCACTCCATCTCAACCTAATGGAATGAATATGGGAACTATGAATTTAGCTATGGCTGGAATGATGGGATTCATGTCATGGAATTTCAGTGCTATATTAGTTTTATATTGGATAATTGGTAATTTGATTCAAACTATACAAACATATTTCTTAAATTATAGACCTTCAGTAAAAGATATGAATGAAGTTAAAGAGAAAGAAACTAAAGTCGAATCAGAAAAATTTGTTATGGCAGTTGAAGAACCTAAAAATTTGGCTAGTAAAAAAAGAAAAAAAAATAAATAA
- the yidD gene encoding membrane protein insertion efficiency factor YidD, whose protein sequence is MKKLLICLINFYRKHISPGRPSCCRFTPTCSQYALDAINKYGAFKGSIMAIYRILRCNPFGKGGYDPVR, encoded by the coding sequence ATGAAGAAATTACTAATATGCCTAATTAATTTTTATAGAAAACATATTTCACCTGGGAGACCTTCATGCTGTAGGTTTACGCCAACATGCTCACAATATGCTCTGGATGCTATAAATAAATATGGGGCATTTAAAGGAAGCATAATGGCAATTTACAGAATATTAAGATGTAATCCTTTTGGCAAGGGTGGGTATGATCCAGTAAGATGA
- the recF gene encoding DNA replication/repair protein RecF produces the protein MYVKNISLVNYRNYSSLNIELAQNVNVFIGDNAQGKTNILESIYYGAFAKSHRTSKDRELISWNKSNAYISLLIGKNRLDKRIDINILRDGKKAIKVNNIKINKIGELFGTFNVVMFSPEDLKVIKEAPSLRRRLLDMELSQINSKYYFNLVQYNKILNERNILLKSKTFNEDVLEVYDIQLIEYADYIISKRLEYIEKINIYGSQIHKEITSGKENINFIYNCTVNLDNFKNNYSKKLKDNLLKDREKGLTSIGPHRDDFNIFINDVDVKTFGSQGQQRTSILTMKFSSLKIIKEVTGEYPVLLLDDVLSELDINRQIYILSAIQDIQTIITCTGIDDLKDYLDDKAKRFVVSNGRILN, from the coding sequence ATGTATGTTAAAAATATAAGTTTAGTTAATTATAGGAACTATTCAAGTTTAAACATAGAATTGGCTCAAAATGTTAATGTGTTTATAGGAGATAATGCTCAAGGAAAAACTAACATTTTAGAGTCAATTTATTATGGTGCCTTTGCTAAATCTCATAGAACTTCAAAGGATAGAGAGCTAATAAGCTGGAATAAGAGTAATGCTTATATAAGCTTGCTCATTGGAAAAAATAGGCTTGATAAAAGGATAGATATAAATATCTTAAGAGATGGAAAAAAGGCTATAAAAGTAAATAATATTAAAATAAATAAGATTGGAGAGTTATTTGGGACATTCAATGTTGTAATGTTTTCTCCAGAAGACTTAAAGGTCATTAAGGAAGCTCCAAGTTTAAGAAGGCGATTATTAGATATGGAATTATCCCAAATAAATTCTAAATATTACTTTAACTTAGTTCAATATAATAAAATTTTAAATGAACGGAATATTTTGTTAAAAAGCAAAACATTCAATGAAGATGTTTTAGAAGTATATGATATACAATTAATTGAATATGCTGATTATATTATTTCAAAACGGTTAGAATATATAGAAAAGATAAATATTTATGGAAGTCAAATACATAAAGAGATAACATCTGGTAAAGAAAATATTAATTTTATATATAATTGTACTGTTAATTTAGATAACTTTAAAAATAATTATTCAAAGAAATTAAAAGATAATTTATTGAAAGATAGGGAAAAAGGTTTAACATCAATAGGACCTCATAGGGATGATTTTAATATTTTTATAAACGATGTAGATGTTAAGACTTTTGGCTCTCAAGGACAACAGCGTACATCAATTTTAACTATGAAATTTTCATCTTTAAAAATCATTAAAGAAGTTACAGGAGAGTATCCAGTTTTATTGCTAGACGATGTTCTCTCAGAGCTTGATATAAATAGACAAATATATATATTAAGTGCGATACAGGATATACAAACAATAATAACATGTACCGGAATAGATGATTTGAAGGATTATTTAGATGATAAAGCTAAAAGATTTGTTGTGTCAAATGGACGAATTTTAAATTAG
- the gyrB gene encoding DNA topoisomerase (ATP-hydrolyzing) subunit B — protein sequence MEQNNREYDENQIQVLEGLEAVRKRPGMYIGSTSPRGLHHLVYEIVDNSIDEALAGYCKKIEVYINEDNSITVTDDGRGMPVGIHPKMGKSTVEVIMTILHAGGKFGGGGYKVSGGLHGVGASVVNALSEECTVTVKRDGHIWEQKYSKGKVLTEVTQIGNSDETGTETYFKPDAGIFDEIVFDFEVLSQRLRELAFLNKGIYIKLVDKRDEKEEIFHYEGGIKSFVSYLNRNKVPLHDEPIYIEGVKDNIAVEVALQYNDGYTENIFSFANNIDTVEGGTHLVGFKTALTRVFNDYAKKFGHIKENDKNFTGDDIREGLTAVISVKIEEPQFEGQTKTKLGNSEVRGIVDSVVGENVGTFLEENPNIGKMIVDKALMAARARDAARKARELTRKSVLERTTLPGKLADCSSKDPRECEIYIVEGDSAGGSAKQGRNRRFQAILPLRGKILNVEKQRLDRILNADTIRSMITAFGAGIGNDFAVEKIRYNRIIIMTDADVDGAHIRTLLLTFFYRYMRELIDDGHVYIAQPPLYKVSKGKKEHYAYSDAELESVLSDFGGKDNSTDIQRYKGLGEMNANQLWDTTMDPEKRILLKVNIDDAMAADEIFTILMGEKVEPRKEFIQQNAKKVVNLDI from the coding sequence TTGGAACAAAATAATAGAGAATATGATGAAAATCAGATACAAGTTCTTGAAGGATTAGAAGCAGTAAGAAAAAGACCAGGTATGTATATCGGAAGCACAAGCCCAAGAGGCCTTCATCATTTAGTTTATGAAATAGTTGATAATAGTATCGATGAAGCATTAGCTGGGTATTGCAAAAAAATAGAAGTGTATATCAATGAGGATAATTCAATTACAGTAACTGATGATGGTAGAGGTATGCCTGTAGGAATTCATCCTAAAATGGGAAAATCTACTGTAGAAGTTATAATGACAATACTACATGCTGGTGGTAAATTTGGCGGTGGAGGATATAAGGTTTCAGGTGGGCTACATGGAGTTGGTGCGTCTGTTGTTAATGCACTGTCAGAAGAATGTACTGTTACAGTTAAAAGAGATGGGCATATATGGGAACAAAAATATAGTAAAGGCAAAGTTCTTACTGAAGTTACCCAAATAGGAAACAGCGATGAAACTGGAACAGAAACATATTTTAAACCTGATGCTGGAATATTTGATGAAATAGTTTTTGATTTTGAAGTATTATCTCAAAGGTTAAGAGAATTAGCTTTCTTAAATAAGGGTATATACATAAAGCTAGTAGATAAAAGAGATGAAAAAGAAGAAATTTTTCATTATGAGGGCGGAATCAAGTCATTTGTTAGTTATCTAAATAGAAACAAAGTACCACTTCACGATGAACCAATATATATCGAAGGAGTAAAAGATAATATAGCTGTGGAAGTAGCGCTTCAATATAATGATGGGTATACTGAAAATATTTTTTCTTTTGCAAATAATATTGATACAGTAGAAGGGGGAACCCATTTAGTTGGTTTCAAAACTGCACTTACAAGAGTATTTAATGATTATGCAAAGAAATTTGGTCATATAAAGGAAAATGATAAGAATTTTACTGGTGATGATATAAGAGAAGGGCTTACAGCAGTTATATCTGTTAAGATTGAAGAACCTCAATTTGAAGGCCAAACTAAAACCAAATTAGGAAATAGTGAAGTTAGAGGAATCGTTGATTCTGTTGTTGGGGAAAATGTAGGGACATTTTTAGAGGAGAATCCTAACATAGGAAAAATGATAGTAGATAAAGCTTTAATGGCGGCAAGAGCTAGAGATGCGGCTAGAAAAGCAAGAGAATTAACAAGAAAATCAGTATTAGAAAGAACTACATTGCCTGGGAAATTGGCAGATTGTTCTTCGAAAGATCCTAGGGAATGTGAAATTTATATTGTCGAAGGAGATTCTGCGGGTGGATCAGCTAAGCAAGGAAGAAATAGAAGATTTCAAGCAATTCTACCTTTAAGAGGAAAAATATTAAATGTTGAAAAACAAAGATTAGATAGAATATTAAATGCAGATACAATTAGATCTATGATTACTGCATTTGGTGCAGGTATTGGAAATGATTTTGCTGTAGAAAAAATTAGATATAATAGAATTATAATCATGACAGATGCCGATGTTGATGGAGCTCATATTAGAACATTATTATTAACATTCTTTTATAGATATATGAGAGAGCTAATAGATGATGGGCATGTGTATATAGCCCAACCACCACTTTATAAAGTTAGTAAGGGCAAAAAGGAGCATTATGCATATAGTGATGCAGAATTGGAAAGTGTGTTATCGGATTTTGGTGGAAAAGATAATTCTACTGATATTCAAAGGTATAAAGGTTTAGGAGAAATGAATGCAAATCAGTTATGGGATACAACAATGGATCCAGAAAAGAGAATTTTATTAAAAGTAAATATTGATGATGCTATGGCAGCGGATGAAATTTTCACAATTTTGATGGGTGAAAAAGTTGAGCCAAGAAAAGAATTTATACAA
- the mnmE gene encoding tRNA uridine-5-carboxymethylaminomethyl(34) synthesis GTPase MnmE: MKEFDTICAIATPIGEGGVAIIRISGAKSLSIASKIFVSKNNYDIEKMQTYTMKYGNVVELENREIIDEVILSYMKAPNSYTGENVVEINCHGGIVSTNSVLNEIIKAGARIAEPGEFTKRAFLNGRIDLSQAEAVMDIITAKTELSMKSALMQRNGALSREIGELRKFLLNVLALIEYAVDFTEDDEDIIDDNLIDQIKNGIDKASVKIRYLLANADEGKILREGLKVVIVGKPNVGKSSLLNALLREKRAIVTDIPGTTRDVIEEYINIEGIPIKITDTAGIRDTEDIVEKIGVEKSKEKIDEADLIILMLDASRDINEEDQIIIDKIKSKKYIVLLNKVDLDIKIPEKIISSLSNKINISVKTGSGIDSLKSEIKDLFFNGEITSDSLTISNTRHKQALYRALENCDTALNRINANEYIDLISIYITAAMKALGEITGEELEEDLLNKIFSEFCVGK; encoded by the coding sequence ATGAAGGAATTTGATACTATTTGTGCAATAGCTACACCTATTGGAGAAGGTGGAGTTGCTATAATTAGAATTTCTGGAGCAAAATCTTTGAGCATTGCAAGTAAAATATTTGTTTCCAAGAATAATTACGATATTGAAAAAATGCAGACATATACTATGAAATATGGCAATGTTGTAGAATTAGAAAATAGAGAAATTATTGATGAAGTTATTTTAAGTTATATGAAAGCGCCTAATAGTTATACTGGAGAAAATGTAGTTGAGATTAATTGCCATGGTGGTATTGTATCAACTAATAGTGTATTAAATGAAATTATAAAGGCTGGTGCGAGAATTGCAGAACCAGGTGAATTCACTAAAAGAGCATTTTTAAATGGAAGAATAGATTTAAGTCAAGCAGAAGCAGTTATGGATATAATAACAGCTAAAACTGAACTATCAATGAAATCAGCACTAATGCAAAGAAATGGAGCACTTTCAAGGGAAATAGGGGAATTAAGGAAATTTCTATTGAATGTTTTAGCTTTGATTGAATACGCAGTTGATTTTACAGAAGATGATGAGGATATTATTGATGATAATTTAATTGATCAAATCAAGAATGGCATTGATAAGGCTAGTGTTAAGATAAGATATTTATTGGCTAATGCGGATGAAGGTAAAATATTGAGAGAAGGCCTTAAAGTAGTCATTGTTGGTAAGCCTAATGTAGGAAAGTCATCATTATTAAATGCATTATTAAGAGAAAAAAGAGCTATAGTAACAGATATTCCTGGCACAACAAGAGATGTTATTGAAGAATATATAAATATTGAAGGAATACCTATTAAAATAACTGATACTGCAGGAATAAGAGATACAGAAGATATAGTTGAAAAAATAGGCGTGGAAAAATCTAAGGAAAAAATTGATGAAGCAGATTTGATAATATTAATGCTTGATGCATCTAGGGATATAAATGAAGAGGACCAAATCATAATTGATAAGATAAAAAGTAAGAAGTATATAGTATTATTAAATAAAGTAGATTTAGATATAAAAATACCTGAAAAAATAATTAGTAGCTTAAGTAATAAAATAAATATATCAGTGAAAACAGGAAGTGGAATTGACAGTTTAAAGAGTGAAATTAAGGATTTATTCTTTAATGGTGAAATAACTTCTGATAGCTTAACAATTTCAAACACAAGACATAAGCAGGCATTATATAGAGCATTAGAAAATTGTGATACAGCTTTAAATAGAATCAATGCCAATGAGTATATTGATTTAATATCCATTTATATAACAGCAGCGATGAAGGCGTTAGGTGAAATAACAGGAGAAGAATTAGAAGAAGATTTATTGAACAAAATCTTTAGTGAATTTTGTGTAGGAAAGTAG
- the jag gene encoding RNA-binding cell elongation regulator Jag/EloR gives MRSIEIEGKTVEEALNKALIELNTEKNMVDVEILEYGSKGLFNVIGVKPAKIRVTSKYDYIKEAKDFIANILKCMEIEADINVREENDTIVINLSGERMGLIIGYRGETLDSIQYLVSLIVNKVHELPHKRVILDTENYRSKREETLKGLAIKTANKVKKTRKLFKLEPMNPYERRVIHSALQEDAFINTYSEGDEPFRRVVVELKKDL, from the coding sequence ATGAGATCAATAGAAATAGAAGGAAAAACTGTTGAAGAGGCCTTAAATAAAGCTTTAATTGAATTAAATACAGAGAAAAACATGGTTGATGTTGAAATTTTAGAGTATGGTTCAAAAGGTTTATTTAATGTTATAGGAGTTAAGCCAGCTAAAATTAGAGTTACTAGTAAATATGATTATATCAAAGAAGCAAAAGATTTTATAGCTAACATACTTAAATGTATGGAAATTGAAGCTGATATAAATGTGAGAGAAGAAAATGATACTATTGTAATTAATTTATCAGGAGAAAGAATGGGATTGATAATTGGTTATAGAGGAGAAACATTGGACTCTATACAATACCTAGTTTCATTGATAGTTAATAAGGTTCATGAGCTTCCTCATAAAAGGGTCATACTAGATACCGAAAATTATAGAAGCAAAAGAGAAGAAACCCTTAAAGGACTTGCTATTAAAACAGCTAATAAGGTTAAGAAAACAAGAAAATTATTTAAGTTAGAGCCAATGAATCCTTATGAGAGACGAGTTATTCATTCTGCACTTCAGGAAGATGCCTTTATAAATACATATAGTGAAGGTGATGAACCATTTAGAAGAGTAGTTGTTGAATTAAAAAAAGATTTGTAG
- the rnpA gene encoding ribonuclease P protein component produces MIYRLKKNFEFTFIYRRGKSFANDLLVMYIIKNKKNKDKYHNCYNKLGVSVSKKVGNSVIRSRCKRLISESFRLNYDYMIKEYDFIFIARNPMKDKKYFEVEKAMRNLIKKAGLYNEEITNMPN; encoded by the coding sequence ATGATTTATAGATTGAAAAAAAATTTTGAATTTACATTTATATATAGAAGAGGCAAGTCATTTGCAAATGACCTTTTAGTTATGTATATAATAAAGAATAAAAAGAATAAAGATAAATATCATAATTGTTATAATAAATTAGGTGTTTCTGTGAGTAAAAAGGTAGGAAACAGTGTTATTAGGAGTAGATGTAAAAGATTAATAAGCGAAAGTTTTAGATTAAATTATGATTATATGATAAAAGAATATGATTTTATTTTTATAGCAAGAAATCCTATGAAAGACAAGAAATATTTTGAAGTAGAGAAAGCTATGAGAAATTTAATTAAAAAGGCAGGCTTATATAATGAAGAAATTACTAATATGCCTAATTAA
- the dnaN gene encoding DNA polymerase III subunit beta, which translates to MIFTCEKQKILEGISIVQKAITGKSTLPILEGVYIKTEQSTLTLIGSDMDVSIQTSVDATIIEEGNIVIDAKIFGEIIRKLPNSTIKIETIENQLIKITCEKSIFDVVYMNTNEFPELPEINENLKISVNQNILKNMIKGTSFAIAQDETRPILQGILFEVKNKNLNLVALDGYRLAIRSEFLDTDIDVEVVIPGKTLNEVSKILEDVDDIVDITFTNNHILFNLERTKIISRLLEGKFINYNSLLPQEHKLLVSVNRQKLQNAIERASLMAKDGNTNLIKLDLQQDNLIITSNSQLGKVREEISIKLQGEEVQIAFNSKYLLDVLKNVEEDEVVMKMTSSISPCVIEEKDNENSKYLVLPVRLMR; encoded by the coding sequence ATGATTTTTACATGTGAAAAACAAAAAATATTAGAAGGAATATCAATAGTTCAAAAAGCTATAACAGGTAAATCAACTTTACCTATACTTGAAGGTGTATATATAAAAACTGAACAATCAACATTAACACTTATAGGTTCGGATATGGATGTTAGCATTCAAACGTCTGTTGATGCTACAATAATAGAAGAAGGTAACATTGTAATAGATGCTAAAATATTTGGAGAAATAATAAGAAAATTACCAAATTCAACAATAAAAATAGAGACTATTGAAAATCAGTTAATTAAAATAACTTGTGAAAAATCTATATTTGATGTTGTTTATATGAATACAAATGAATTTCCTGAATTACCTGAGATCAATGAAAACCTAAAGATATCAGTAAATCAAAATATACTAAAAAACATGATTAAAGGAACATCTTTTGCTATTGCTCAAGATGAAACACGACCAATTCTTCAAGGCATATTGTTTGAAGTAAAAAATAAAAATTTAAATTTAGTTGCTCTTGATGGCTATAGATTAGCAATTAGAAGTGAATTTTTAGATACTGATATTGATGTAGAAGTTGTTATACCAGGTAAAACATTAAATGAGGTATCTAAAATATTAGAAGATGTGGATGATATTGTAGATATAACATTTACTAATAATCATATATTATTCAATTTAGAGAGAACTAAGATAATATCTAGGTTATTAGAAGGTAAATTTATAAATTACAATTCACTATTGCCGCAAGAACATAAATTATTAGTTAGCGTTAATAGACAAAAATTACAAAATGCTATTGAAAGAGCATCATTAATGGCTAAAGATGGAAACACTAATTTAATAAAATTAGATTTACAACAAGATAATTTAATAATTACATCTAATTCTCAATTGGGAAAGGTAAGAGAGGAAATATCCATAAAATTGCAAGGTGAAGAAGTACAAATTGCATTTAACTCAAAATACTTATTAGATGTTTTAAAAAATGTAGAAGAGGATGAAGTTGTTATGAAAATGACTTCGAGTATAAGTCCGTGTGTAATTGAAGAAAAGGATAACGAGAATTCTAAATACCTGGTTTTACCAGTAAGATTAATGAGATAG
- the dnaA gene encoding chromosomal replication initiator protein DnaA, protein MDADLKNLWNKTLTIIKSELSEVSFNTWIKSCEPISISSDTLRISVPNSFTQDILDKRYKDLVANSIKAVCSKLYKIEFIIMSDNYEKEENKSNTPQASKSITVNDEMSSTLNPKYTFNSFVIGNSNRFAHAASLAVAESPAKAYNPLFIYGGVGLGKTHLMHAIGHYILDGNPNAKVVYVSSEKFTNELINAIKDDKNEEFRNKYRNVDILLIDDIQFIAGKERTQEEFFHTFNALHDANKQIILSSDRPPKEIPTLEDRLRSRFEWGLIADIQVPDFETRMAILKKKADVENLNVANEVMGYIATRIKSNIRELEGALIRIIAYSSLTNREVTVDLASEALKDIISKKQGKHVTIDIIQDIVSSYFNLRVDDLKSQRRTRNVAYPRQIAMYLSRKLTDMSLPKIGEEFGGRDHTTVIHAYEKISENLKTDDSLQNTINDITKKLTQG, encoded by the coding sequence ATGGATGCCGATCTAAAAAACTTGTGGAATAAAACCTTAACTATTATAAAAAGTGAGCTTAGTGAAGTTAGCTTCAATACTTGGATTAAAAGCTGTGAACCTATATCTATCTCTTCAGATACTTTAAGGATAAGCGTTCCAAATTCCTTTACTCAAGATATTTTAGATAAGCGTTATAAAGATTTAGTTGCAAACTCAATAAAAGCTGTTTGTTCGAAACTATATAAAATTGAATTTATTATAATGTCTGATAACTACGAAAAAGAAGAAAATAAAAGTAACACTCCACAAGCATCAAAATCAATTACTGTTAATGATGAAATGTCTTCAACGTTAAATCCAAAGTATACATTTAATTCTTTTGTAATAGGTAATAGTAATCGATTTGCTCACGCTGCATCACTTGCAGTTGCAGAATCACCTGCCAAAGCCTATAATCCACTATTTATATATGGAGGTGTTGGACTCGGAAAAACTCACTTAATGCATGCTATAGGTCACTATATCTTAGATGGCAATCCAAATGCTAAAGTAGTATATGTTTCTTCTGAAAAATTTACTAATGAATTAATTAATGCAATTAAAGATGATAAAAATGAAGAATTTAGAAATAAATATAGAAATGTAGATATTCTACTTATTGATGATATACAGTTTATAGCCGGAAAAGAACGTACACAAGAAGAATTCTTCCACACATTTAATGCATTACATGATGCCAACAAGCAAATCATATTATCTTCAGATAGGCCGCCAAAGGAAATTCCAACATTAGAAGACAGACTACGCTCCAGATTTGAATGGGGATTAATTGCAGACATACAAGTTCCTGATTTCGAAACTAGGATGGCCATTTTAAAAAAGAAAGCTGATGTTGAAAATTTAAATGTAGCTAATGAAGTCATGGGGTATATTGCTACAAGAATTAAATCAAATATCAGAGAGCTTGAAGGCGCTTTAATAAGAATAATTGCTTACTCTTCATTAACTAATAGAGAGGTCACTGTGGATCTAGCTTCCGAAGCATTGAAAGATATAATTTCTAAAAAACAAGGCAAGCATGTGACTATTGATATTATACAAGATATAGTGTCTAGTTACTTTAATTTGCGTGTTGATGATTTAAAATCTCAAAGAAGAACCAGAAATGTTGCTTATCCAAGACAAATTGCAATGTATTTAAGCAGAAAACTAACAGATATGTCTTTACCTAAGATTGGGGAAGAGTTTGGTGGAAGAGATCATACTACTGTTATTCATGCTTATGAGAAAATATCTGAAAATCTAAAAACTGACGATTCGTTGCAAAATACAATTAATGATATCACTAAAAAATTGACTCAAGGTTAA
- the rpmH gene encoding 50S ribosomal protein L34 gives MFMTYQPKKRQTKKEHGFRKRMSTQSGRNILKSRRQKGRKKLTA, from the coding sequence ATGTTCATGACTTATCAACCTAAAAAAAGACAAACAAAAAAGGAACATGGTTTTAGAAAGAGAATGAGCACTCAATCAGGAAGAAACATTCTTAAAAGCAGAAGACAAAAAGGAAGAAAAAAATTAACAGCTTAA
- a CDS encoding extracellular matrix/biofilm biosynthesis regulator RemA family protein, which yields MFLHLGENVVVPIKDIIGIFDLQNTMYSSDTIQFLRLAEEDGFVERITDEKPKSFIIAEVNNKSKIYLSPISSTTLTKRTDIEYSS from the coding sequence GTGTTTTTGCATTTAGGTGAGAATGTTGTAGTTCCAATTAAGGATATTATTGGAATATTCGATTTACAAAATACAATGTACAGTTCAGATACAATACAGTTTTTGAGGTTGGCTGAAGAAGATGGATTTGTAGAAAGAATTACAGATGAAAAGCCAAAATCATTCATTATAGCAGAGGTTAATAATAAGAGTAAGATATATCTTTCACCAATATCATCAACAACATTGACAAAAAGAACTGATATTGAGTATAGTTCGTAA